A single region of the Carassius gibelio isolate Cgi1373 ecotype wild population from Czech Republic chromosome A14, carGib1.2-hapl.c, whole genome shotgun sequence genome encodes:
- the LOC128027433 gene encoding putative nuclease HARBI1 — MKAQNCVFLSALTMACPFLRDVVDEEALVLRRAFRRERVFRDRLDPLAFPDDHLYERYRFSADGIRYLCRLLGPRIKHRTARSHALSVEQMVCVALRFFASGAFLYSVGDAEQLNKATICRTIRSVCLAIKALADVFISFPGHRRLCDMKEEFYMIAGFPNVIGAVDCTHIRIKAPSGAHEADFVNRKSFHSINVQMVCNADCVISNVVAKWPGSVHDSRIFRASEIYQCLSQGEFSGVLLGDRGYGCQPFLLTPFTDPQEAQQAYNHAHARTRARVEMTFGLLKARFHCLHKLRVNPVRACDITVACAVLHNVACLRKERAPRVPPAMDWDNPAIFPDDDSGRLLRDQYVLNYFS; from the exons ATGAAGGCCCAAAATTGTGTGTTCCTTTCTGCTCTGACAATGGCATGCCCATTCTTGCGAGATGTGGTGGATGAAGAAGCACTTGTGCTGAGGAGAGCCTTCAGGCGAGAAAGGGTCTTCAGGGACCGGTTGGACCCACTGGCCTTCCCTGATGACCATCTTTATGAAAGATACAGGTTTTCTGCAGATGGCATCAGGTATCTATGCAGACTACTGGGTCCCAGGATTAAGCACCGCACTGCAAGGAGCCATGCACTGAGTGTGGAGCAAATGGTTTGTGTGGCCTTGCGCTTTTTTGCTAGTGGAGCCTTCCTGTACTCAGTGGGGGATGCAGAACAGCTGAACAAGGCCACAATTTGCCGCACAATAAGGAGTGTGTGTCTGGCTATCAAAGCATTAGCAGATGTCTTCATCTCCTTCCCTGGCCACAGAAGACTCTGTGACATGAAAGAGGAGTTCTATATGATTGCAG GTTTCCCCAATGTCATTGGTGCAGTGGACTGCACACACATAAGGATAAAAGCCCCCTCAGGTGCCCATGAGGCCGATTTTGTGAATAGGAAATCCTTTCACAGCATTAATGTTCAG ATGGTCTGCAATGCTGACTGTGTGATCAGCAATGTTGTGGCAAAATGGCCTGGCTCAGTCCATGACTCCAGAATCTTTCGGGCCTCTGAAATCTATCAGTGCCTATCACAAG GTGAATTCTCTGGTGTGTTGCTGGGAGACAGGGGGTATGGCTGCCAGCCTTTTCTCCTGACACCTTTCACAGACCCCCAGGAAGCACAGCAGGCCTACAACCATGCCCATGCCAGGACCAGGGCCAGAGTTGAAATGACCTTTGGCCTCCTGAAGGCACGCTTTCACTGCCTTCACAAATTAAGGGTCAACCCTGTTCGGGCATGTGATATTACTGTGGCTTGTGCTGTCCTCCACAATGTGGCCTGCCTGAGGAAGGAGAGGGCCCCCAGAGTGCCACCAGCCATGGACTGGGACAATCCGGCAATCTTCCCTGATGACGACAGTGGTCGGCTGCTGAGGGACCAATATGTGTTGAATTATTTTAGTTAG